The sequence below is a genomic window from Cucumis melo cultivar AY chromosome 5, USDA_Cmelo_AY_1.0, whole genome shotgun sequence.
TATATGTGCTTCGCAAACTCCCTCGTGAACTTCTTCTAAAATAATGTTGGCTTCTGAAGCATCCATACATCTCAGAAGAATCATATCATAATTTCGCTAAGAAAGAAACTCACAGCCAACTGTTTTTCCATCAGGCTTCTACTCAATCTCATGCAATACTCTAATTCTTCAcgctttttaatttttataggCTGAATTTCCTCGTTGTTAGCCACATTAAACATGGCAGATAGAGTAGCCAATGCATATGTTACTTGATTACTTTCACGTGGAACATGCTTGAATGTGATTGACTTGAAAGTTTGAGCAAAGTCTCGAATGTACTTGTTATAGGGAATCAATTTAGAGTCTCTTGTCTCCTATTCCCTATTGAGTAGATGTATTACTAAGAGAGAATCCCCATAAACTTTCAACTTCTTAATCTTCATGTCATAGACCATTTGAACTCTCATACTGCATTCTTCATATTCAGCCATGTTATTTATGCAATAAAAGTACAACTTACAGTTAGAGGATACAATTTTCCATAAGAAGATGTTAGAATATCCCATACAACATGTTTTCGACTCTGTTGAATTCATTAACATGATAAACTTGCTCATCTagtataaaaactattatacatgcaacacaacacagcggaacctagactaatcataacatacatgaagtgtagcccGCAAAGAACTGATTGTGCAAGTAAACCTgaagacaccttaaccaaaacataacccaCAAAGGTTTATACAACCGCAACTCCTAAAACTTACCCAAACTatagagtatctatatcatacaaagacatatacatcataacacaacagactctatgcatAACTCTAACCACGTATTGGCAATCGATATTGGACCtacagcagactaaggcagtctatcaggcatcagaaactcgatctctacctggaaagtgggtaaaactgtaacgccccgaattttcgaggtaaattttatcattttgtgtgattttttaggaaatttaaaatattggtgtaaattctcgatttccttcgaagagggtagaaaaaaagaaaaagaaatttaggaatacgaatctctttaaatttaatattttgtaaattggtataataataatataattatgatttattattatcattattattaatattatttattattattataatttaatattaatataagtattatttaatattaataataataataatattatttaatattatatgcattacttaatatttattttattattcaatattaatattattttatattattattattttatattattatatatatatatatatatttatattttttttaaaaagaaccTTAGCCGCGCGTGCGACACCCCCCCCAGCCGCTccatcctcttcttcttcctacatCGTCCGACAGCTGCTGTCTCCATCCTTTCTCCTTCATTCGTGTCTCCACCTCCGTCCGCGCGTCCTCGCCTGCCTTCACGAAGCCAACGCCACgccgttcttcttcttcttctcttcagctTCTTCACTCAACGAACGCAGCCATCATCCGCGTGTTTGCGTCGTCTACCGTCTTTATAGCCGCACATCACCGATAGAATCCCCGAATCGGCGTCCGTCCGTCTGCAGCCgacgtctctctctctctctcttcgtctcTGCCACCACCAGCGGCTTCTCCCTCCTCATCTCGTGTTCCCGACGTAGACAGAACACCGAGGGGAGCTGCTCTCTTCCGCCGTCGTTGTCGGGTGGAGAAAGGATTTGAACCCGAGCTGGGAATTGAAACCGACCCGAGAACCTGCGTCCAGTCCCACCCGTGATGCAAGCCGCAAATCCGAGTTGAGCCGAAGACTGAGCCAAGCCGCGAGTCGGGTCAAGCTGaagactgagccgagccgcgagccgagtcaagtcgagttgagccacgagccgagccgtgagtcgagccaagccgagggtgagtcgcgccgagccgagggtgagccgagctacctaagccatattttttctccctccacttcaggtcatggtgagtcttcggtaaggatcattttggtaatttacacaatgttgctataaccgtttcgagtttgaataatggagtaagactgggtcctatctttcgttccttgaaggtggtaggggtttgacgctcaagttcatagtcccacggcaagttcatttgggaatagctccctttactcgggtaagccgacgttgtcgtttcgaatgatttaaaaaggtgacttttactggtgtcatcgtttaaacacttgtgttttcgtttaggtggatctgttgagcgtggactcgatcgaggggcataaccaagtatcaggtaagggttttcctactactggacctcggatcgaggctggaaacatagtaatccacaggggattacacgttagtaactgtactgaataaatggaAGTATGTTTGACTTTGAAGGATCAttgctatgctcttgtctgatgtgaaggtaacgtgaccgctagttgtagcttgtgtgccatcgggtgtaaggagttgtttacggatagacaccgatgcccggatgttcggtatattgtagttatgttaatgggctacatTGTGGATtagaattgtatgtcgatggactttaaagttttacggttaggtatgtggtagtcttttgtctggacattgatcatggagtttggtcgtggaaggtttgagttatgttgaagaaccagaTCAGATTCTCGatagaaaggaacaagttttgagaaacaaaacgattccactcataaaggttttgtggagacatcatggagcggaggaggcaacttgggaaccagaatatcagatgaagacgagatatccgatacttttcagttaaggacattctaaatttcaaggacgaaattttctaaagggaaggtaagttgtaaacccgatattttcttggtttaatttctttaaatgtagaaagaaaaaaagaaaaagaaaatagaaattaagtgtaaatatatatatatatatatatatatttatatattaaatagttttattaaataaagtaaagaaaagaaagaaaataaaggataaaaagaagaaaaggagaagaaaatttcattttttcttttcttcttcttcttcacttcccttcaccgccaagatttttgaagacatccaacttccattttttttttctttttccttcttcaatttgcagagaacttctaagagagagtttggaagaagaagagaaattttactagaattttgaggttgaagaagaggaggagaactcaagcaaagtgtatccatggctgaattttagttcattctgcacatcactggtttttaattgggtttgaactcttcaaaaggaattaagaggtgagatttacatttactgaatgttaactcattttcaaacaaactttatgaagaacgttggagcaaattcggatattgatttggtgctttttgatgaagaaaacagggcctttggttttcactcgaaatcaggaggtctctggtttttcttgtatttcagagtgtatcggcggaattaaaatctctatttggtatggttggaaagcttcttcaatttactacaactttcataaagaaattgtaaaccaaaaacgactaaaagttagataaattgtagggacaagttaaagaggtcgtgtgcgcgcgattctggaagtggttctgttttgagggttatatgtgtttatgcacggggaatcagatttatatgtcttgaggtaagttttagaggatctcaaaatgaagattttgatataaagaatactcattttggttaagtattgagaaagttatagtcctttgaagtttatgttagaaatctggaaattttagagaattgttgaaataggattttatttcttaagctttgttttcgtgagcgtcatctttggtgcgacatgttatgtatatctttaggaaaccagaatgtttagagttttaatactcggttgggttgttggcaggccgagaagaattaaaccgagcttatagaccaaggatctagcccaagactgtgagtgacaaaaccaactttgaaatattttccataactgttattatgattgaatgcgataaatgtttatttacgaagccatgaaaggtatttgaatttcatgactattttcaagtatacatttggagactagatttcttaaagaaatttatgctagcacgtagatattaaatgtttggaaagtatttaaaccacaatattttaagcaaagcatgaattagtatgaagttttgttttaagaactacaattttccacgaaagagctgagtaaagttcgagctttgtgtaaaatttataagcaggaatgttttattattttatgatgatttatgaaattttcattaactacatgactgagatcttgagcctgaggctagagattaccgtgtgcacactggttagatttcgttgttgacgttgagtgtactccgtaacaacgatgctctcgtgagtgctgggtgggccccactacgacaaagatgatgggagtgctgggcgagCCCCACTACATCGCAGTGCTTGTAAaggttgttgtactaggtgtaccctacacaacgtagattcgtcatgttagttaaaatgcttcgatatacttgatatgccttgctagatttcaatgatgaacatgctgagtatttaaggaagctattcttactactacgcatttacatttacgacttgtataaacagatttatatgtgtaaagttttcacgtgctcttatctttaaattcatagtttcaaactgagtcactcactgagcttcatagctcaccctttccaaaatgttttacccattttccaggtattgatcgacttcccggtgcctgatagacatCCTTAGTCTgtggaagcttcattatcgattgccagtacgtgttttgagttgggcatagagtctgttgtgttgtgatgtatatacacccttgtatgttatagatacgcaacagtttgtataagctttaggagctatagttgtgtaaattttgttggttatattttgattaaggtgtctttaggtttactcgtgaaatcggtaaattttgaggtacacttcatgtatgtgtttgactagcctaggattcgctgtgttttgtggcatgtacaatagtttatatactagattggcaagttcatcacatgaaagttttaagcagagtcgacagatacaggtacagaaaagcgttgttcgtcggcttcacgccatctttcgatctaaggtagcaggtagtccgggagggggtgtgacactcaagttcacggtcccacggcaagttcatttgggaatagctccctttactcgggtaagccgacgttgtcgtttcgaatgatttaaaaaggtgacttatactggtgtcatcgtttaaacccttgtgttttcgtttaggtggatctgttgagcgtggactcgatcgaggggcataaccaagtatcaggtaagggttttcctactactggacctcggatcgaggctcgaaacgtagtaatccacaggggattacacgttagtaactgtactaaataaatggatgtatgtttgacttttaagtatcgttgctatgctcttgtctgatgtgaaggtaacgtgaccgctagttgtagcttgtgtgccatcgggagTAAGGAGTTGGtcgtggaaggacggtgagtccgattttgattgactagttgactggatctagggatatcacaatggtgtgtgaattggaaacgcatatagcaactgaggatatagttgtttaaacctatactatctgactggcgaagcctatggcgaaattgtaatatgaatgttgttggggtacgactgttgtagacggtttagtatggactgaggggtaacggttagcttcatctatgggtgtagtgtaccttacggaaaggtgtatccttcgggatcattagactgatacgtgcatccttcgggagcactagactgatatgtgcatccctcgggatcactagactgataggtgtatctttcgggatcactagactgatacgtgcatccttcgagatcacgagactgatgtgtgcgttctacgaaaccactagactgttatgtagggtacccctgaataggaagttaactgttgttccctaacgggcccagtagtgggtcccttactggatatattttatactcaccctttctcttctttaacttttcaggtaagggtacaacgaggggcagaccgacgaggggcaagaaggatgcgtgaaggccatatggatgcgtctggttttctttatgcttccgctgatgtattttgtgagaatatttggttttgtgattgtgagtttgatgacttgagtattgtatttgaaactttcgtgactgtgatttaaaatagggtccgaaactgtttttgtaatatttctaacgtttttaatgaatcgtaaccggtccgttatgagttttttttatgttttgtggttgagtcttagtactgagtagtgacctcagcttagtccggaaagttgggtcgttacaaaaacattttggaagagtaagctataaagctcagtaaGTGActactcagtttaaaactataaatttaaagggaagagcacgtgaaagcctacatatataaatctatttataaagtcgtaaatattaacatataatagtaagaatagctttctcaaatactcagtaTGTACATCATCGAAATCttgcaaggcatatcaagtatatcaaaatattttaaccaaCACGACAAATCTACGTGGTGTACCGCATGCcaagtacaaccaacgtttacaagctctacgatgtagtaggGCCTGCCCAGTACTCACGATAGCATCGTtgtcacggagtacactcaacgtcaacaacgaaacgTAACCTACGTGCACATGGTACCACATAGCTTCGGGTTCAGAtacctcagtcatgtagttaatggaaatatcataagacatatgaaaacattaaaacatgcatGCTATCTTTATCTCTCGTAAAGCTTGAGCTTACTTAGATTTTTCGTGAAAagttgtagttcttaaaacaaaacttggtaactCATGCTTTGATTGAAACGCAGTGGTTCAAATACTTTCCAGACATTTGTTAATCACGTATTAGCATAAGTTTTTATTAAGAAGCCTAGTCTTCAAACacatacttgaaaataattatggaattcaaatgattttcatagcttcataattaaacatatacagcagtcaatcataaaaaataattaggaagaaatattttcaaaactagttttgtcactcacagtcttagaTTAGTTTCCCCCGTGTGTAAATTCGACCTATTTTGTCTTAGCCTGTCAAACAACCAGACCGAGTACTAGAATCCTAAATATTGTGATCTTCAAATTTTAttccacacatttctcaaaattccGAGTATTAGACTAAGGATAACGCTTAAGAAGTctaactttaagaaataaaaccatattccacacatttctcaaaattttccagattCGCAGCACGACATTAAAATGATCACAACTCTtgcaatacttaaccaaaatgagagTTATTTATgtaaaactcttcattttgaggtccTCTATAACTTACCTCAAGatatgtaaatctgattccctatGTATAATCTCAGACATCCCTCGAAATAGAACCGCTCCAACAATCGTGTACACcacgacccctttaacttgtccctacaattttacttatttttagtcatttttggttcaCGAGTTCAGCAATAAAGTTGTAGGAAATAGAACAAGCTTTcaaaccataccaaatagagatcttaactccactggtacaccctgaaatactaaaaaaaccTGAGATATCGTGATTTCGTGTGGAAACAATCTGCCCTGTCTTCTCTGTCAAAATTCACCCAATGAACATTagaatttgctcaagctttcttcatttttttttttgaaaatgaattggctttcagtaaatttaaacctcacctcttaattatatttgtatagctcgaaatcaataaaaaaaacaagagaTGTCTTGCGAACTCCTTGTCTTCTTTAACATAcatcttttgaacttcttcttcttcctttctcagccTTCTACCCTTTGAAACCCCTCTGAAATTTGGtgaagaaatgataaaaaaaaatggtgaagaaTGGAATGAGGGAAACTTGGCGGTGGTGGGAAATAGaagatgaaaaagagaaaaagaatttCTCATTTAtaactttccttttctttttttttctttttataaaaaccattgaatttataaaaaagaattatattcTTAATGtccaatttcttttattcctttctttttatatcGGGTTTACATCTTTGGTAAGTTGCCCATGCATTTTTAGATTGGAAGGCATGACTTTATAACAAAAATTTCATCATAAGGTGATAAACATTGTCTTTTCTCAATCTTCTGGAGCAATCTTGATCTGATTGTACATTGAGAATCCATCCATAAATGAAAAAGTAGAATATCCAGCTGTATTATCTACTAGTACGTGAATGTAAGGAAGTGAAAAATTGTCTTTTGAACTCAATTGTTTTGTACCCACTCTATTTGATCAGCTTTAAAAACTCGCGTGCTTCCACTTTAAAGACAAGTTTAGGAGCAATCTATTTTTTCATAGAGTAGTTTTCTCAGGAAAGAACTTGCTTAAATCATTCAAGTCATTTTCACTTTCTACCTAAATGGCTTTGCCCTTGCATTGTCACACTTCGTTTTCTTTTGATATGCTTTTTAAGTTTTATGGTGCATAGCATCTTCCGATATGAGTCATCCCTCATACTATTACAGAGGCAACATTAAATGTTATGAATTGGCATTCATATATATTTCCCCAGTATAGCTCGACTACTCTTACAAGAAAAAGGACTAGATACTTCTACAATCATCGTCTTAGGCATCTGAATACAAATGGTGCTACTTGCCTTGCCCTTATATTGGATGATCAATGATTCTTGTATAGATGATGCCTTTCCAGAAGCATCAGAAATAATATCAATCTCAGCTTTTTGTGAGTTTGTCTGATTCACTATTAAAATTTTTGCATCCATCAACTTATGTACTTCATTCCCATACACAACACAAAATTCTATGGAATGCCcaattattttttacaaaacatGGATTTGCTTACTCTGACCACCACCGTGAGAATTAGGAGAGTAATTTGTTTGCCCAACTTCAGGTGATGACATACGTGTAGTTGTTCTTTGGGTTGAGTTCACCTTGTGTACCGCTGCTTCATTCGGTTTTGGTGTCATGACTTTTCTTGATTCTTAAGCATAATTTGTAGTTCTTCCATTCTTTTCTCCAATCATAATAATGTCTGAGAagttggtcaaggtactgccatgtaacgcccaacatttcGTTCGgttttcctttgttattttgaccactaataatattaatactaagtgtggttaatattatccttattaaactaaagttgtttcctttttataaactattgaagttaggggtaaattagtaaatcaatggagtggcaaattaattaattgccttggaaagggtcaagggtggagagagaggaaaagggggctaataaattctttttttattttgggatttcttttaaaaagaggcattgggagacgtgagactcctcatctccccaaagaagaaaagaaaaaaaaaagggaaaccctagccgccgccaccctccgcgccgccgcacgtcgccgccgcacgccgcacgccgccagcttcgacaagcgccgagccgatccaccgcgcgtctgcaagccgagaggaagccgagccatcctccgcgcgtctgcagccgaatccgcagccgccagccgagccggaacccgccgcgccgcttcgacctaagggggaccgccgacgccgcgccgctccgatcaggagagtagctgagccgcgccgcgtcgctTCGATCAAGCCGATCCGCCGAAGCTCGcagcgccgcgtcgatccgaggagATCCGTCAGCCGCGCCacccgatcgagccgaagggagccgcttcgctccgcgcccagccgtctcccgcagccgccgctcgaagccgatccgccgcgcttcactccagccgacgaacgaacccggagccgctccaccgtccgcgcgcccgaagccgaaaccgaagccgcgccgcgtccagccctccCTGCGTGTGAGTCGCGTCTgcgtgggaagccgcgccgcgcgttccgcgtagccgagccgcatctcctccctgttgcaagccgagccgcccgcgtagcttcctgtaccgagccgagccgcgtctgcccaagccgagccggtcctgtcttcttccagccgagccgcaaggactaatttggctccatccacctaaattttggtaatctaattaattattgtggtttttccggtaagactccatgctcggacgttagttaaattaatttgggtctaaattaaaCTATTTTCCTCAaaggacgtcttggaccaagaaatttctgcagcgcgggatttcttcagtaggggctcgagcactgcaacctcctcctagggtaagttatttcaattgagtcttgaaccgttagtcgttggcgacctatttacgaattttgacttattaaacagttaggacttcgtcgcttggaaagcgtactgcctcgcggttaggactcgacaagtagatctccaggtaagagattctactactagcttcatgtttagaagtatgagactgtgtatgcccctatgttgcatattgagaattagacagtacgatgcctgaaataaatgttagtacgatgcaaatgacgatatagttatgctatagcctgttacgtgtggcaagagctgttatggctacgacgaatgtcgggacggagagagTGTAGAggtgatttatgtgacatgttatatgctgatgccatgtgtatgtatactgaaattagggtacctgtgagcttaatctgttagagtcgtacctgcatgggtgtccttcgggatcaccacctattgaggactgtgtggtccgacgggacgccagtctagcatggatgtagacatgactcgagtgactcgacggggtcctcgcatcccgactgtcctaggtgtcccccggggcaccgaagaccagagttacgttcctacgggagcgcatgattgcacgtgttcgggaacgtgccagagattgggtaccagttatcaggactctaacaggaagttaacaggcacctagtgggactagtagtgggtcccttactgagtatttttatactcattctctccattttatgttttcaggtagaggacgaggcaagggcaagggcaagctggcgagcgacccgaagtgagaccgtggagggccatagggactaccgcttccgcttattcttatttcagatttcagcatttgagtttgagtacttttcatttctcactatcttttatgtagatagggcccgagtaggacttcagaacgcttttacacttttttgcatgactaccttgtttatgtttttataaatgaatttcttgaaccgtatgcttttcaataaaatttttcgacttaaaccacttgttctatatttagtaatgacttcgattcaatataaggagttgggtcgttacagttggtatcagagcacagtgttttaggttctgtagactgacctacgatgtaagtcatttttgttttggttttacttcaccctatggctatacggtccttcggcactcgccaggtatgtctaaagccttgctaatgttaagattacaattttgcctgaatagtctaagacctagatatagggtgttaagttcttgtggtgaaaagtttgttggtgaattttagggagaatgccgccacgtaggggtacacgccgaggaggtggtaggggaggcagaggagccggtcgtggccagccggaggcgccacctgttgcaccggcagtcgacccaaacgcaccggtcacccaggcggatctcgccgcgatggagcagcgttatcaggacatgctgcaagctgctttggcgcctttccttgccgcccagcagaaccaggccgcccctgttcaggcccaggccgcccctgctcaggcccagaccgcccctgttcaggctccggccgtcgctcctccagcccctgaggaagctcaaccagtaccagttcaactgtcggccgaggcgaaacacttacgggatt
It includes:
- the LOC127149353 gene encoding uncharacterized protein LOC127149353, which encodes MCLTSLGFAVFCGMYNSLYTRLASSSHESFKQSRQIQVQKSVVRRLHAIFRSKVAGSPGGGVTLKFTVPRQVHLGIAPFTRVDLLSVDSIEGHNQVSGNVTASCSLCAIGSKELVVEGR